TACCATCTTTAATGCATCCTTCCTgaattaacacaaaaacaagactaactaaataataataatcttactAACCACAATTTTCGAACAGTGCAGTACAGTTTTGTCCTGAGCAATGTAATCCAACGGAGCAAAACACAGCAGTGTTTACTTGTTTGCGTCAAAAGGAAGACGCATGAAGGGTATCATTAGGACTGGTGTGACTGCTCGAAGCAAATGTGTTCAACGTGACTCACGAGGGAGTCATCAACTGGGATGTTGGTCTCTGCTAATTAAGCATTAAGTAACATTACTGTCAACattatctaaatattattattcattttattcggTTGTGGTTCATTACCCaagaacatttttgaatgaGATTTTGTGAAATACTTCATGATGTCAGCGCTTTAAAATGTCCTGGCGAGACTCCCTTAAGACGTTACTCATAAATATCTACAATCCCATgtgaataatgcataaaatcgtcggaagatttatttattttttctaaagaGATAGATCTCATCGTGAGTATAACTCGTATCAGtggtttaaaaagtttttttttttaaagcgtggAGGAGGGGGGATTACTGTAAAGGCTTAGTCATAAATAAGCTTGTCAACTTTTAAAACTGAGGGgaagaaaaaaaggtaaatgcGTTTACTgtaattcatcaaaatattaacatttcaaaagacattttgttaACTTTTTACTGATTGGTTTGCTCTCGTGTCGTTCCAAGCCTAACCCTTATAAGATTCTTTAATatgttaaacacaaaaagagtTGTTGGTGCCCACTGACTTTTTCCaatcgtgaaaaaaaaaaatactatggaatatcatctacatttttttttttttttttttttttttacatatagggaaaaaataaaaaatactatggaagccaACTGTTTGATTAcaagcattcttcaaaatatctttttttttaaatgagaataCAGAAATACAAGTTTGGAATCTAGTTGAGAACCAATGGCTCTTACAATATCTGCGCTCTTTAAAAGCCTCTGAGAACTTTTTAATGAAGACACTGGgaataaatgtaatcataagAGCATGACATCCATTTCTCACTTAGACTgtatttcttctctctctctcaaacacacacagagtctggAGTAATATCAGGATAGAGGCAAGCTTACTTGGCGTCATCTCTCCAGAGAGCTATAAACCAGACTCCCTCTTTTTTTGCGCTGAATGCAgcctttttctgtattttattcatttacaaaaggGGAGTTCAGGGAAAAACGAAGCCAATGTATTTCCCCTCTTTCCATGGTAAGCACGTTCACAgccatggagaaaaaaaaaaaaaaaaaaaaagtggactTTTTTATTCTTCTCCATTCAGCCTAAGAAAACGAGCATAACTATAGAAGGGGAAGTACGAATGGAAGTGAAGTTTCATCAGGTGTCAAGAGGATTTCTGTTCAGAAGTTTCATGACGCGCATCCGCAAAACATACTGGCTTTTAAACCCTCAGCCGCAAAAagtacatgaacacacacagtcacacacactggCCTGTGTGCGATTGTGTGTATGGTGTCGTCGGGCTTGCAGGAAGTAGCGCTGCCACCCTGTCATCTCTGTTCTTTACTAATCTCTACAGGTCGCCGTCAGCCGTGTAGATGTCGGCCGTTCTCTGGTCAATCACAACATCCCCTCCATAATACAATGATGGCACGCTGCcccgttccgtacaatagacaAAAGCTGTCCTATCCCAGGCTTTTTAGCGCAACACAAAGGGGCATCTGAACACACCCAAGCAAGCTTTACGCCGCTGATGTTACATACTTACTATAGATCACGTGACCAGAAATTTAATCCAGGATAATCACTATAGACTTCCCCCAGCAAGCGTTCTTTGACTTATGTATTAGACAGAGCACTTCACAGTACTTCAGTAAGCATTTTACACATGTGTGAGGTgttaaacatgctaaaaaaaaaaaagagaactgtCCGACATTATAGTATTAGAACAGTACGCTTACATTTTGAACGGTCGGTGCTGAAAGATCCACATCTAATCCATAATATCATATCTAAAAGGCTTAGACGATTTTTCTATGTACTTAcgaagaaaaataaatggacaattcaaagctttaaaaaaaaaaattaaataaaaatcttaccgaGCCCGAACTGTTACAGAAATGACCCCAAGAAATGAGTGGGGTCATACAGCAGACTGAATATTATAGAAATGCCTTTTCATTCGGGTGATTTAAAAAGACCACAAGTGAACTTCCTGCACATTACTACATCATGATGCTGGGTATTTTGGCTTTTGCCCAATAATACCGCAAATGACACTGCGTGTCATggcaaaacagaaataaatacatacataaaacaaatgtttaataatatattgatctatataaaaaataagatgaGTACGTgtgagaatataaatatatttttaatttggaagaaaaataatatatatatttttttagcttttttatatttagatttggACCTACGTGCTAAACATATATACTACTTCCAGTATTTATAGTGCACTTTTAATGAGACAACATAGCAGACAGGAAATTACAGGGGGGATGGGTGCACAAGTTTGTCTCCAGTGTGGGAGCCACTGATTTAAATGTCTGAAACACGTGCTCAACAGAAAACAGATTCAAAAGAGGTGCAGCCAAATTATTAATGCTGTCTTCggggaaaggaggaggaggaggcatAACCTCTAATTAACCACCATcaagttaaaaacattaaatgctaTTATCATACACTCTTTTGGGCGAATGCCAAGAGCACGCCTAACACAACTAGAGGAATTTCAAGTCTTTCCTTACAATCTCAAGTTCAAAAGTCAACCGTAAAAATTAAGTTCAAACATTACCAAGTACGGCTTCTTGAGTTTGTTAGTAATTTTAGACCGATCCGAAAGACCCAAATTATGGGCCAAGAAATAATTCAGCCCTTCTGGGTCACAGAACCCTATGATTTCCCCCCCAGACGACATCTTTCATACTCTCAGGGCATTCCTATGGCAACCATAATTGAGGCAGCGTCAATGTTCCACTTAAGATGGGAAACGGTCTCACGCCCCAGTTACCCATGAGTCTCCCCCTCTCACCCCTCCGCCGAGAGAAAGGTCAAGCTATAGCTCAATGAGAGCCGGGTCTTCAGCAGCCACATCACAAGCACTACAGTCAAAGGGGGAAACAATTATACACTAGATCAACAACACTTTATGCTGTTTGTCAACACGTGCTTGTTAGCCTCCATCAttctacacaaaaacaaaatgcctctcaacattttttttttcaacaatccTGCACCGAAATTTAAACCCAgagtaccttttaaaaaaaaaaaaattaaacatttatacatttcagaCCCCAATATGTAGGCTACTCAACTACTTCTAAATTGTGAACTATTACTGATGAAGtaattcattaaacaacaacattcaTTTAACTCTTAAACCTATAtctagaaatatttatattctctGAACTGTgaatgtgttgttaaaagatTGTAGCAGCATGGATTTCCtgagatattaagtaaatattttacaaaaatatttgggaATCCCTGCATTGGGAATCCCTGAACAATGACATTGCGCAACCAACGTCTTTAATCGGATTATGAgcattataaagtataaagacTCTAATAACAAGCggtacattttagtaatttgaTTACGTAATCCAGATCACATGTAATGAGTTACTACCCAGCGCTGTCTGAGAGTGTGCTTCAGAAACCAAAATCAAACCAAACTCAGGTTAGAGCCAACGCgattgaaaaaaaagtgacaacaaTCTTAAATGATTGTTCTGTTTGTGCAGTTCATTGAATTAGTATAAACACTGCTATCTGAACCTTGGTGCACATCGAGCGGAAAGGTCTCGGTGCGTGTAACAGAGGAATTCCTGGCACTATTTTGACTCCTTAAGCTGATAGAAGTACGGTACCACTTTACACGCATACAACAAGCTGATTTATCCCAGAACAATGATGTTTGGTAGGATAGCAAAATATGTAATCAAAGACCAGATGCATGAATTTAGCCACTATAGCTAAAGATTGTGTTGTAGGAACTAGTCTTAGCTTAGGGTAAGGGTCTTATTTTTCCAGATCAAACTACTTCTATAACCAACTTACAAAAGTATGACCACATCAGAAGAGTCATTTGTAAGACTAGCCTAGTCTAGGTTTAGCTTTGGATTATTGTACGGTTGAAAACATGGCCCAATATAAGATAacttattaatacatataacGTATTTGATAGAATCCACGATGCCACGTGTCTAGAAAAAGGACCTCCAGCAAATATAGGTCCACAACATCAAACATACAGcagtatatttaattgtacGCTTGGGGTACTTTTTACCCCCGTGTTCACCAAACCCATCTTTGAGCGTTTGCTGCTAAAAAGCACACGTTATAGTTTCATCTTACCACAGAAGCCGGTCCCATACGAAGTTCCAGTTGTGTCCGACAGCTGGATATGCTGGGAGtttgtttttgggtgagctaGGAGAACATTTCTTGAAACCCTCTCAaacaacatgtggtgatgtaGGAGCTGTTTGACAATTCTTCAAGGTTTTCTGACCCCAAGACACAACCATTCTCTGCAAATTTTCCAGCTGCGTTCCTGGGAGAGTCTTCAGCCACTCAAACTCTCCTTCATATCATGAATTAGGACGATACGGACGCGTCCTCTTTCAGGCAGCTTCGTAACATTTTATGCAGATTGGAAATTCTTTATGACGATGGAAACGGGAATTTTTCACTGCTCCagctcttttcttaaagccacCTGGCTAATTTGTGAAGCTCAGTTATCTTTTGGCTGCATATCAGTAATGTATTCTTCCGGTTTTTATCAGTGTGATGGATGATTAAGGGAATTTGGGTTTTGTTTTCCctcctatttatatttctgtaaaaacagGAAGCCGTGGCTTGGCAATTTCACGTTCATAATCACCCCGGAGCGCTCAAAATTGTGAATACACTTCAGAAAcgtattacattttaacttcTATAACTGTCTCCGGTGTGCGTTGGacgaaaaaatttctctcaATGATATTTCCCCCCCATTTTAATTCCTATTAtccaataaaagtttttttttttttaatacaagctccaaaggattaacaatgcagattcattttcacagtCGTCTTTGAACATATTTACCAAGGGCGTCTATATTTTTGGCCGCGACCGTGTGATACGAAATACGAAACTGAAAGTTAACCGAATGAGACACAAAATGCAATGCGTACCGATGTAGGAAAGCCAAGTCACAACAAGGAATGCAGCTTctcataaaatctttttttagaaAGCCCCCAAACCTAAATTTCCCTTATGAAACAGAGCTGCCCATTACGTTTCTGCTGCAGGCCCGTCTTGGCAAAGCGGCTCTCGAACACATAGTGGCATCCCATATTTAGCTGGCTCCTAAAGCAGGAGTTTTCCAACTAGGAAAAGTCAAAGTAAAAGAAGGGGAACATCTGTATCCcggccctctctctctctctctctctctgtgggcTAATTCCAGTCAGAGACGCGTCCTGGGAGGTCTGCCAGCCCTTAACCTTTTATGGACCTAAAAAAGCATCCACTGCTCAGCCCCAACTCAGTTCTGACCCATTTCCACATCTGTGCTCTCATTACAGACAGATGCTGCAGTCCTGAAAGCAGACCAGGGACCCTAATATCCTTAAATGCGTTTATCAAATGTTATTTACGTTTACAATTCGAAGCGAATCTCGCCAAACAGGTTTCCAAAAGTCAATACGTTCATAGCAACTTACCTGAATAATAACACATCCTGTTTAATGGCACACTAACGTCTCCTTACATACTGGTACCTTCTAGGACATTGGGAGTTGGGACGAAATCACTTCGCCGCAAGACGGCGATATCTTTTCTCGCCGATacaattttttatgattttaaaactcAAAATGTTCAATATATGCTTGGTAAACTGAATCAACAtataaactgtaattttacaacacttatattttggaaaaataacTTGCATTTACTGTCAATATAGACAACGACACAGCCCCAACTTGAAAATTGGTGGTGGATTCAACTCATAAATTCAGTCCTTCCAGCAAGACTTGAATGAATCATATGCACATCATGTATATATTAAGTTGGCCAAGCAGTACTTGCATAATGTTTCTGGCTTTGCGTTAAATGTCTGAGCCGTTAAACAAGATTTTACTGAggtcatttgaaataaatatactggTTTTAATGTACTTGTTTGGTAAGATCTTTTTTAAGTTTACAGATTGTTAAAATTTAACGGTACTTTAGAAAATTgaccataaaaacatttacgcTAATGCACTATTGCGCCCCCTGTAGAAATACTGAGAATGAACTAGCTCGCTCTCTCATTCCAACACAAATTAAAGAAATACAgacactttttgattatttttaggTTACCCTTGACCTAATTTGTTTAAAGTAACCACaggttaatttgttttttttttaaagtttagtaaaaaaaaagttcaataaaattagacaaatttaaaacatcaattaattaaaataaaacgcacgctaaaattaaataataatagcttcCCCCCATGTTATTTGACAAACTTCACAGAACTGTGAACAcgcaaatgtaaatttaattattcaattgtttattttccaaaaacttaggggtatttcaaataaatatattaggtgAATTATATTAAGTTCagacaacaacagcaacaacaaaaaaaaagttgggaaTGTATGAATtacgagtaaaaaaaaaattacgtaaTCCAGATTACATGTGACCAGTTATAAAccagttttgtttacatgactttccacgctttttttttcttgaattacattttatgacaCGTccgtgctttttaaaaaaaatcccaatttAAAGTCCCCTCATATTTACAGGTGCTCCAGGACCGCGGGAACGTACAAAGCTAATACAAAGAGTCGTGCCTAAACTCCACGCGACCACTCAAATCCTCCTTTTTAAGCTGAGCGTTTCACCGCAGATCACTTGTTGATCGACACGGACTTCCGAGTTTCTGCACGAGCCCGCTCAACATTAAAACGAGCGAAGCGCAGCTGCGACGCGTCGACGCGCGCGTCAACCCGAGGGTTAACTCGCGTCAAATTCATCTGTTTGCGATTGTTCACAGGAACGCGGCGAGAGCGACACAAGCCGCCAGTGCCACATCAGCGAACGTTTAAAAACTGTACACAAAGAACAAAAACGCGCCTGAAACGGCACACAACTTGTTTAACACGGCAGAAAACGCGAATAAGTTACAGAGCTCCTCAAGACCTcgtttactaaaaaaaaaaaagtagattaaTTTATTTCCGCTACTTCAGGCCAGCAGGCAATTCAATCAGTTCTAATACTTTCTGTACTAACAATTTAGAAAATCACTTACCTCTTTTGTGTCAAGATCCCGTTGAGCAGCTGTCAATAAGTTCGTTGTCGTGCTAGAGACTGAACAAAAAGACCAAGGCGGCACAGACACCCCTCTTTAACCCTTTACCGCCCTGTCGGTTACCACGGCGACCGCAGTTTCCGCCAAAAGGCAGAGCTCTGACACAACCGCTAGTTATTGTCACTgcttaatacaaaaaaagaaataatttataaattgaaAGGATATCcttcaaataatgttttcagtATGGTTCTGTCagttttattgcaatttatgaCATATGGGGAAAGTACCATGTTTCCTCCCTTTTTATCGTCCTAACTTTTATTGTCCAAAGAAACTCATTCTACCACATCCTAAACCATGTGCtgagttttgtgttttatagctTTATGGAACGGAAATATggtaataaaaatctattttatgcttctctctctcacacacgggCTTAATCTGCATGATGAACATTAAAGTTATGTAACTCTTAATaccaaacacattttcattaaagagtctacccattttttttctccacgtACCGTTTCGACACACTTCACGTACTCTTGTAACTTTCTATGAGTGTAAATTCATAAGAGCTTGACCTGATGCCATTACTGTCACGGTGCATTAATGCGTTACTTTAACAATACTGCCATCCACCggttaaaagacaaaaaaggaaaaaactaaaaaaaaacaaattcctAATATGTACGACCGACCTGAGAAGGATTAAAATGGTAAAGATTACACAGAAACTCAAGGCACtgcaattacaaataaataaatctgacttAATTTTCTGAATTTAATTTTCTGTGAATTAGAAACAGCAATTAATAAATCTAATTAGCAACAAAATTGTTATGAAGAGGATACTTAAGCACAAGTGCTCAAAAAGCTACAAGGTTCtaggacaaaataaaaaaaacagttcctaGAATAGCTTTAACGTGACCGTTTAATTCAATATTTCCAGGCGAGTTTCAATCTCAACAAAATCTAAAGCGTGTactattttttttgcttcttaaaaaaagaCCCCGATCGACAGTtgcaataaatgtacattttctttattccAAAAAGATAATGATGCAGGTCCGTAACAATAACAtctttcaataaaatatttacacacacatttaaaaagtacgTTAACGTCCCTTCAGAGGCATTCTGTATACCATCGGCAGACAGCTGAAGCCACTAACTGGATATTATTTCTAATTGCACGGCAACGCAATTCTCATCAGGAGACGTGACTAACACATGATTCATTTTTGGCATTTGCCATCACCATATTTAACCGGACGAGCGTTAAGAGGGACGAGAGCTTGCTTTTTAATGGAGAACAGAACGTACAGTAACAGCCGTGCCTGTGCTGAATTACTAGTTAGGAATGATTTGCTTCTGTCAAAGAAATAATGTCTATAGGAAAGTTTTTACTATGATTAATACTACGAGCTCTTTGAATGTAAAGACTACAAGGAGACAagtgaggggggaaaaaaagcctcTAAACTTCTTTATTACCTATTTTGAACCACGAATAGCAGAGGTTTGGAGTCGAGCCGAGTTAAATGTGAACCTAATTAAACCCTGCAAATAGTAACTGCTACTTTtgtccacatactgtacacaaacactttttttctatcATATAAGAAAACAACCAAATAGCCTCAAATGCGACATTTAACGGATATTTACCACGTACGTTCTCgctaaaacatttctttctttccctaTAGCcgatcaacttttttttttttttttttttttttttttttcaacatctACTATGCACGTTACGCTAAAGTTAGAAAGCGTGTCCGATTCTGTTATGCCATTGACGGGAGCCGTTACTGTTGCACTAATGGACACGGTCTAAAATAACAGCGAATGCACACGAGGCAGCAAAAGTGTAACTCGTTTGGATTTTGCAGTTTAGTCTCAGCAGAACGCGCACAAGACGACTTGTTATCAAGGGCATATACAGGATCATTTCTGGACTGAACAACTCGGACAATAAACATGCAAGTTATTCcacaaaccttaaaaaaaaaaaaaaatctaaacgaACTTTCAGGCCAATAAATAAGCAGAATAgcaaatcaacaacaacaaaaaaaattatgtacagATCATCTGAAGAACACAAACACCTGGCAGTGTGCGGACATGTGGAACGCTTGTGCAGTTTAGCATATTAAGGCAATATTAGGGGAAACCGAGGGGAAATACTGCTACATTGCTTGTTAAAATGAACGAAACGTGTCCTTGTGCTACGCAACCATGTTCTGCGGCATTGCTAAACGAAAAAAGTGTTTCTTCTTCATATACGcttgacatttaaatgaaaacacaaaatggaTATTGGCTATCTGAAATATAATTAGTTGTTAAATGAAGATCCTGAAACCAGTCCGCGCACCAACCAACCGAACAAAGGCTGCGTCTGTCATCGATAAAGTATAACTATGTTTTTCAGAAGTGTTCCCGTCGTTCGATGTCGTTCCTAGTTTAGTAATACAGCAGAGATGCTAAACAAAGCAGCCAGGAACGATGTTTTTACTGAGAGACCTGCGTCTAGCGTTTACCGGCCACACGACTAGAGCTCATTGGAGTTAATACATGAAGTGATTTACAGTTTTGTCGACACCGCGGCCACAGGCAATTACGTCCGCAGCTCAGGCTCGGCTACGGTGTGCTATACCTGACGCGATAAAGGTGAACGAGGAGGGCTACACTCCGAAAGATAAATGCAATTCATTGTGAGTGCCTgccgttaaaaaaaaagagaagaaaaacaaacaaacaaacaaaaagagatgGGGTTGCTCGCTAGGGCAAACTCCTGTGTTGCGTGTtatgctgaaattaaaataaaagccctGGGGTCGGCTTCGCCTTTGCGGGTAACAGGTTGACGCTGTTGGTTTTGTCGCTGTTTAAAGCTTCTGATGGAAACTCCAGCCCAGTGGGCCGTCACTCTGCTGCCCGAGCACCGAGCGTGTGGTAAACGGTGCTTGCGGGGCTCTTAGATCTTCTTGGGCCGGCGTCCCAGATGGTAGTAGTAGGACAGCGTGACAGCGAGGAAGAATATGCgactgaggaggaggaggatggcAGCATTTGGTAAAGAGCCCAGTTCGACCAGAGTGACTGAGGTCACTGTAACACAGTGAAGGGAAGATACACGTCACGCAAACATCAAGACAGTTTTGAAGAAACACgtagtaaatatattatatgtatcaCAAAgtctaattacatttaattggaTACAAACATCCAATCAGAATCAAACATGCTATAGCGAGctacagaattttaaataaacacatgataTTGTCCGTGGATGCTGATATCTTTATCTTTGTGGTTATTGTTATTGATGTTCGATGGATTCAGGTTGTATCGTTTgtgtcttatgctcaccaaagctgcatttattcatttaaaaatacggtttatattttttaaatcaaaaaacgTATtctaaataactgttttccccatgttttaaagtgcccctattacgTATTTTTGAAAACGAtgtttcatgcagtgtgtaacacagcagtgaattaaaacatcctgcaaagttttaaatgaagtgcactgtgtataaagttatcgTCTCTCAAAAGAACGAGTCGAcgctgaatcattgaaatgattcatttttaaaagtcctAAGTCATTTCATGCTGAtgttataattatacattagcATACTGACCGCCCACTTGttgatattttgtaatataaaagtgtttttggttttataatGCACGCTCCTTTTTTCTATATcaacataattaaattaaaatgtaattgaacttctataaaatgtgttttttagccAATTGCATATGTGCAAAAAGCCATAGTTTGTTTTTACAATGGACATGCATATAACTGGAATGAACTGCTTAGAGACCACAACCACTAGAGGGCAGTGGTACATTGCCCATCTAGAGATGACTAGACAGCATACTCTAGTTCTTACTCATACAAACCTAAAAACTGGATGGCAAAGTAGCAGGCCTCGCTAAGTAACGTCCACTGGATGATAACCTTCTCAGCTGTGTACAAGCCATTCCACATGATCAGAGAGAGACCTgtcaaaaagaaagcaaaagacAAAGTGTTACAGTATATGGAGACTATTATTCAGACGTTAAAGGTCAATAGGATCTGAATTGAATTTCACTGTATACAATTTatcaaaagtaaaagttaagacatttataacgcCGGAAAAGGTTCTTTTGCTCCTCTGAGCTTTACATTCAACAAAGAAACCAGAAAATTGTATTATGGTTtccaaacaaatatgttttcaatattgataataaaaagaaatgtagctTAAAGCGACCCTATTATGGACTTTTGAGAACTAACTTTTatgcagtgaatgaaaacatcctgcaaagttttaaatctgaaagtgcaccttGTATAGTAAGTTACTGTCTCTCAAAAAGAagtcattgaaacgagtcgcttttaaaacagttttatatcGATGTGATaattaaacattagcatattgtaGGTCTACTTGTTGCAGCCGCTGACCTGGGAAAACTTGATTTTCGGGttagtctgaatgaaaatgcaatttcattctttctttgcCACCAGGTGCCGCTTTTGTAGCTTCaaaaactcacaaacactgctttgaATGAAAGCGATCCATCACCAGAGAGGTTTGGAAAAACTAATCATTAAATAAACCGTTTTTGAgctgttgaacaaataaggtaaaaataaatgcatactttttttttttttgaccttgcatgcacgTCAACTTCCTGTTTAGGACTACCAAAACCacaatatgaacctttcataacccataataggggcactttaagtaATCAGCATATTGCAATGGTTTCtcaaggatcgtgtgacactaaagaccgAAGTTAGTGCtacagaaaattcagctttgccatcagaaACTTTAGAACATCAGAACAAACTTTacgaaaaaataaaagcagcctgcAGCCTTGCAGACTTGACCCTGAACAGTAGTGCAAGTAAACAAGAACAACTTCGTAACAGCTAAACATTACAATGTGTCATATGCTTCAACATACGAAATATCatactaatatttttgttagcatGTTCTCAAGTCAAATTACCCCGTAGAAGGTTTTAAATACTTCCCATACGAGTTAAAATAACAGTTAGTTTAGAAGAGAAAATGATAAGTGAGGTGACGCAAACTGTCACTCTTCTAGTGAACTACACTTAATTAAAGGTAACTTATCGCCGTGGggctgaaatataaaatgttcacCCAGAGACGCCGGAGAACAGCAGCTGACACATACTGACAGACTTAACAATTACCAGGAGaattaaatgactaatattaaaaatgcatctcatctttttcatatttgagGTCAAGATTTGAAAAGGGAGCAGGTATAGAGAGGAATAATAGCACTACTACTAATTTGTGCAAATTCGTCGTCTGCAGTGGACCAGAAAGAGTCCGATTTAATgtgcaattaaatgaatgagCAGCGAAGAGCGTGCCGCCCCTCGGGGAATATTTCCTCCTCGCTTCTCTTCACAATCCACTGGCTGACTGGCCATTTACTCGCATAACAAACACGAAAACACACATCCTAAGAGCCCCTTGAGTAGAAGACCAAAAAGAGACACGGAAGAGTCCGTTAATAGCCCATCAATAGATGCGCTGACCACATGACAAGTCTAATGAAGAGCGTGAGAGACCATTACagtgcattattaaaacacGGGATGAAACGAATATGACTTACTGAGAATGGCCCCTCCATAGAGACGTATAGAGACACTGGTGGCTGTTTGTTCTTGATCAAATACAACTTCGTACAGCTGGTTGGGGAAGGCTAGGGCCTataaatcacacatttaaaataaattattgatagACTCATTATGTTACTAAAGATAGTAAGAGCTCCGGTCCTGTATAAAGCATTGAAACTTACCATAAGGGCCATGACCGTGAAAACCACAGCAGAGAAGAGGATCCATAACCTTGAGAAAGGAAAAACATTAAGAGTCAGTAGAGAAGACGGCGAATCTTCTTTTCTAAGGCGCCAAGGGCAGTTTAGCAATGATACACAGTACAGAGGGGTtcaagaaattaaatgaaaaatctgtgaTTCTCGACGTGGGATTTAAACTTAGAcgcattaaaatggaaaattataAGAGATGCTATTTTAGATTCTGACCAATTTTAGATCACTAATCAAAACAAGTTAATTTGTGACATTTATATGACTCTTTAGAGATGGTCGGATGTTGCTCTACCACT
This region of Puntigrus tetrazona isolate hp1 chromosome 18, ASM1883169v1, whole genome shotgun sequence genomic DNA includes:
- the tp53i11b gene encoding tumor protein p53-inducible protein 11b translates to MAAKPHPPLMKKHSQTDLVSRLKTRKILGVGGEDDDGEVHRSKISQMLGNEIKFAVREPVGLRLWILFSAVVFTVMALMALAFPNQLYEVVFDQEQTATSVSIRLYGGAILSLSLIMWNGLYTAEKVIIQWTLLSEACYFAIQFLVTSVTLVELGSLPNAAILLLLSRIFFLAVTLSYYYHLGRRPKKI